The following DNA comes from Erigeron canadensis isolate Cc75 chromosome 3, C_canadensis_v1, whole genome shotgun sequence.
TACCAGATGACGATCCTTACACCTTCCTCAAAACCCTCCAACGCCTAATCGAGTTCATCGAAATCAAAGAAACTTACGTCAAAGACGAACAGTTAAACCTCAGACGCGAGCTCTTACATGCCCATGAAGAGATCAAACGTATTCAGGCTGTCCCTCTTGTTATGGGTCACTTTTTGGGGATGATTGATGGTGATTATGGCATTGTGGGGTCCACTACTGGGTCAAATTATGTCGTTAGGATATCGCCTAATGTGAATAGGGAGATGTTGAAACCTTCTGCTTCTGTTGCTTTACATAGACATAGTCATGCTCTTGTTGAAGTCTTGCCCCCTGATGCCGATTCCAGTATTTCGTTGCTTAGTCAGTCTGAGAAGCCTGATGTTACTTATtctgtgagttttttttaattatttaagaaaatttttctctttttgtttttgttttttaggaCTAGGGTTGTGTTTATATAATGGTTTTTAATTGTGTTGGAAACATGCATATTCTTAATAACTGATATGTTCGTATAATTCTTTCATCACCTAAGTTGCAATTGCAACATGAGACTAAACTATCTTTATGAGCGTAAGAATGAAGAGTTAGAGGGATCGTAGTATATTCTACATATTCACTACTAGAAAATCTGGATATACCCACGGATTTTCCCACGTGAGAAGAATCCGTGGGAAATCTGTGGAAGCAACATTTGTGGGAAATCTGTTAGAAATAGAAATCCGTGGGAAAGCTGTTAGAAATAAATTTTGGTGGGAAATCTATGGGAAATAGATTGCGTGGGAAATCAGTGGGAAGTTAAAGTTCGTGGGAAATCGGTGGGAAGATAAATCCGTGGGAAACTTTTCCCACGAATAATTTGCTCGTGGGAAAGCCATGGGAATTATAAATTGGCCGTGGGAAAATTCGTGGGAAAATGTTTCCCACGCCCCTTTTAACGTCGGCCAATATCCGTGGGAAATCCGTCTTTCCCACGGATTTCCCACGGATATTGGCCGTGGGAAATCGGCGATTCTGTAGTAGTGTAATTGATCGTAGTTGGCAGATTGCATGTACAATAATTCATTtggttataacttatattataaCTCTTTGATTGTAGCTGTAGAACATGTATCTGACTATCTGAGTAATACTCCAATGAACAAAGGGACCGATAGATTGCAAGTGTTAAAACACTTGCCTAAAAGATGATGTTAGTAGCCTTGGCAATATTGACCAAGTGTAAAGACATATCTATAAGACTCTTGTTGCCTAGCTAGGCCATATAATTAGGAGTGTAATTCATTATCTAGAAAATTTTGTTTGTAGGCTAGTGGAAACATGACATTAATTTTGGAAGTCGTTATGCCGTGTCATTACTTGCCTAAAGAAAGGCAGCTTACTTGCGGGAGCATTAGATGCATCTATGGTTTTTCCCATAGGTCTTGAGTTCGACTCTCTGGAGTGATAAGTAGTTTAGCTCCCCTGAACCTCTAGTGGGCCGGGTTGTTGTGCTTGGGCTGGTCCATTATATGGTCCGGTGTTCCTAAAAAATCGATGCTTGACtggcttttaaaaaaaaaactatgttttgCTGCGGAAGGGGAGATCCGCTGGGAgggttgatgatgaaattgaatCACAAGTAATGTATGACCTAGAACTACTATTCTATTCATGTCATCAAGTGTTCACTAGTTATTTTCATGGCTCAACTTCTTTGTCAAATTCGATGTTAGGCATGAGTTTTTGTCCAGTTTTTAATCCCTCTTTCAAACATGAAGTCTGGGCCGGAATGTCTATATCTGATATTTGGTCACAAATCTTTTGCTTCTTTTGACCCATTCAAGTTTCCAAGTTATTAGCAAACAGCATACTTTTAGATATGACTTTCAAACTTTAACCTGAAGATCTAGCAACTATATACTGTTAACATCTTTGTGGTAACAATCAAGTTACTGACACTCATTGATTTGAAATTTTGGTAGGATATTGGAGGCTGTGACATTCAAAAGCAGGAAATACGTGAAGCTGTGGAGCTACCTTTGACTAATCCTGAATTGTACAAACAAATAGGAATAAACCCTCCTCGTGGTGTTTTGCTCTATGGTCCACCTGGAACTGGAAAAACTATGCTTGCAAAAGCTGTGGCGAACCATACTACTGCTGCGTTTATTAGAGTAGTGGGCTCAGAATTCGTTCAGAAGTATTTGGGCGAGGTAtgaattttattcttttataagcTGTTTTACTCGCTTGTAAGAACTTCCTCTATTATGTTAAGCCAAAGAGTTGCATACTACTGATGAACTGCCACAATTTAGTACTAATAAACTCTAGAAATTATTTGAACCCGTACGATGCTTCTAAATATGCTATTTATCAAGTTTCTGTAAGGGATACCgtaaatgaaaaaacaaaaattaaaaatttggtaCTTACTACACAATATGATACACTAGGacaactagaggtggcaaatagGCGAAGATGTATTCTACTCGTATTTATTAAGTTTGTAATTACTTTGTTGATTGCAGGGACCAAGAATGGTACGTGATGTCTTCCGCCTTGCCAAAGAAAACGCACCTGCAATCATATTTATTGATGAAGTAGATTCGATAGCTACTGCTAGGTTTGATGCTCAGACTGGAGCTGATAGAGAAGTGCAGCGAATTCTAATGGAACTACTAAATCAGGTAAGCAAAAGAAACAAGGAACCATTTTCAAGCAATTTTGGGTTCgatatatgattttgattta
Coding sequences within:
- the LOC122594427 gene encoding 26S proteasome regulatory subunit 6B homolog — its product is MAAATMMIDPKPIPEPAITDPINHDPIPDDDPYTFLKTLQRLIEFIEIKETYVKDEQLNLRRELLHAHEEIKRIQAVPLVMGHFLGMIDGDYGIVGSTTGSNYVVRISPNVNREMLKPSASVALHRHSHALVEVLPPDADSSISLLSQSEKPDVTYSDIGGCDIQKQEIREAVELPLTNPELYKQIGINPPRGVLLYGPPGTGKTMLAKAVANHTTAAFIRVVGSEFVQKYLGEGPRMVRDVFRLAKENAPAIIFIDEVDSIATARFDAQTGADREVQRILMELLNQMDGFDQTVNVKVIMATNRADTLDPALLRPGRLDRKIEFPLPDRRQKRLVFQVCTAKMNLSDEVDLEDYVSRPDKISAAEITAVCQEAGMHAVRKNRYVILPKDFEKGYRTNVKKPDTDFDFYK